Proteins co-encoded in one Verrucomicrobiota bacterium genomic window:
- a CDS encoding ParB/RepB/Spo0J family partition protein, protein MVKQVLGRGLGALLSGHATAGKPAAANPIGATVPPAPESAHAAAPLPSPPAPVDARERILTVPMDRIRACPLQPRKDFTAEAIKELADSIREQGIINPLVVRQKGEVYELIAGERRWRASQSLGLASVPVIVREADDVTVLELSLIENLQRENLNAIEEAHGYAQLISQFQLTQEEAAIKVGKSRAMVANAVRLLRLPAEIQTWIREGRLSVGHAKVILGLNTDEEQYLAAERALRDGLSVRQLEEMVALWQNPAAVPKPGKVKSSGVRDLHVVALESRMQERFGTKVTLRYRQGKGSLEIRFYSDDELERILGIAGIKPE, encoded by the coding sequence ATGGTCAAGCAAGTATTGGGACGCGGACTCGGCGCTCTTTTGAGCGGTCACGCCACGGCAGGCAAGCCGGCGGCGGCCAATCCCATTGGGGCGACGGTCCCCCCGGCTCCAGAATCCGCCCACGCTGCCGCTCCACTGCCGTCGCCGCCAGCGCCGGTAGATGCGCGGGAAAGAATATTGACCGTGCCGATGGATCGTATTCGCGCCTGCCCGTTGCAGCCGCGCAAGGATTTCACGGCGGAGGCTATCAAGGAGCTGGCGGATTCCATTCGCGAGCAGGGTATCATCAACCCGTTGGTCGTGCGCCAAAAAGGTGAGGTGTACGAATTGATTGCCGGGGAACGCCGCTGGCGCGCCTCACAATCCCTTGGCTTGGCCAGTGTGCCGGTGATTGTTCGTGAGGCGGATGATGTCACCGTGCTGGAGTTATCCCTGATTGAGAACTTGCAGCGCGAAAACCTGAATGCGATTGAAGAGGCGCATGGGTATGCGCAGTTGATCAGCCAGTTCCAATTGACCCAGGAAGAAGCGGCGATCAAGGTGGGTAAAAGCCGTGCCATGGTAGCGAACGCTGTGCGCCTACTCAGACTGCCGGCGGAGATTCAGACCTGGATTCGCGAAGGCCGGTTATCCGTGGGCCATGCCAAAGTGATTCTCGGCCTGAATACGGATGAAGAACAGTATCTGGCGGCGGAACGCGCTTTGCGGGATGGGCTCAGCGTGCGGCAGCTTGAGGAGATGGTGGCCTTGTGGCAAAATCCGGCGGCGGTTCCCAAACCCGGCAAAGTGAAAAGCTCGGGGGTTCGAGACCTGCATGTGGTGGCTTTGGAAAGCCGGATGCAGGAGCGCTTTGGCACGAAGGTAACCCTGCGCTATCGCCAGGGGAAAGGCTCGCTGGAGATTCGCTTTTACAGCGATGACGAGCTGGAACGAATTTTAGGAATTGCGGGCATCAAGCCCGAATGA
- the def gene encoding peptide deformylase, whose translation MILEIVKYGHPVLRQKGVLVDEVTPEIRRLIKDMFETMYENNGIGLAAQQVGQALQLTVIDVRTITDRPSTLEINGEPAEVDSIMPLVLINPVLTPSGDPAKGPEGCLSFPEMYADIVRPAGVLVSAEDADGKRIRFRCGGLLARAIQHETDHLHGILFIDRMTRSVKEDMRPELEKLQAKTKAELEKKMKK comes from the coding sequence ATGATTTTAGAAATTGTAAAATATGGGCATCCGGTGTTACGCCAAAAGGGTGTACTGGTGGATGAGGTTACGCCGGAAATTCGGCGGTTGATCAAGGACATGTTCGAGACGATGTATGAAAACAACGGGATCGGACTGGCCGCGCAGCAGGTCGGCCAGGCACTGCAATTGACGGTGATTGATGTGCGCACAATCACGGACCGGCCATCCACGTTGGAAATCAATGGCGAACCGGCCGAAGTGGACAGCATCATGCCACTGGTGCTGATTAATCCGGTGCTCACGCCCAGTGGCGATCCTGCCAAGGGCCCGGAAGGGTGCCTGAGTTTTCCCGAGATGTATGCCGATATCGTCCGTCCGGCAGGAGTGCTCGTGTCGGCGGAAGATGCGGATGGAAAACGAATTCGTTTCCGGTGCGGCGGGTTATTGGCGCGCGCTATTCAGCATGAAACGGACCATTTGCATGGTATTCTTTTCATAGACCGTATGACGCGGTCCGTCAAAGAAGATATGCGCCCCGAATTGGAAAAGTTACAGGCAAAAACCAAGGCCGAATTGGAAAAGAAAATGAAGAAGTAA
- a CDS encoding indolepyruvate oxidoreductase subunit beta, with translation MSQPPDKVTNIVVAGLGGQGVLKASDILVDAIFRAGHDVKKSEVHGMSQRGGSVCSDIRYGRQVFSPMVPPAEADFLVVLSPDQVAPNQWLLRPSTGTLITPDLIDATKLPNKKSLNVAMLGFLSSRLDIPAEIWLQALKENFAETFFTGNSQAFELGRQAGKP, from the coding sequence ATGTCCCAACCCCCTGACAAAGTCACTAACATCGTCGTCGCCGGCCTCGGTGGCCAGGGCGTGCTCAAAGCCTCGGATATTCTTGTGGATGCGATCTTCCGCGCCGGGCACGACGTCAAAAAGAGCGAAGTCCACGGCATGAGCCAGCGCGGCGGCAGTGTTTGCAGCGATATCCGCTACGGACGCCAGGTATTCAGCCCGATGGTGCCGCCAGCGGAAGCGGATTTTCTGGTAGTGCTCTCGCCGGATCAAGTCGCCCCCAACCAATGGCTGCTGCGCCCCAGCACCGGTACCCTCATCACCCCGGACCTGATTGACGCCACCAAGCTCCCCAACAAAAAAAGCCTGAACGTGGCCATGCTCGGTTTCCTCAGCAGCCGTCTGGATATCCCTGCCGAAATCTGGCTGCAAGCCCTCAAGGAAAACTTTGCCGAAACCTTCTTCACTGGAAACAGCCAGGCCTTTGAACTCGGACGCCAAGCCGGGAAACCGTGA
- a CDS encoding ATP-dependent Clp protease adaptor ClpS, producing the protein MPETLEPLVLPDINHTTDTDSKDALEPGYLVICWNDPVNFMTYVTHVFQTVFGWTRQKAEIHMREVHANGKSVLVREGLEKSEHYVHQLQSYSLHATMERAE; encoded by the coding sequence ATGCCAGAAACACTGGAACCATTGGTGTTACCCGACATCAATCATACGACCGACACCGATTCCAAGGATGCCTTGGAACCGGGGTATCTGGTTATATGCTGGAATGATCCCGTAAATTTCATGACGTACGTCACCCATGTCTTCCAAACCGTGTTTGGTTGGACCCGCCAAAAGGCGGAAATCCACATGCGCGAGGTACATGCTAATGGGAAGAGCGTCCTGGTCCGCGAGGGCTTGGAAAAATCGGAACATTACGTTCACCAATTGCAGAGCTACAGCCTGCACGCCACCATGGAGCGTGCCGAATGA